Proteins from a single region of Sphingomonas sp. FARSPH:
- a CDS encoding Tn3 family transposase: protein MPARIPMTERQRAALLALPDTETMVVRHHALDAEDLVAIGIARTPATRLSYALQLCCLRYPGRHLRTGELLPAIMLDHIADQVGVDAGVIADFARRTPTRYDQLAAIKARFGFTDLSQPVRTSMTAWLAIEAMPFVDGCILLDRLLGELRTRRVVIPGISVVERMAAEAMLRAETDLVDAVDDTLDTEMRQRLDTLVDDKVHDRQSRFSWLREPEPRVASASLAEILEKIALIRWTGISRVPIDPRHEPRLTQFAREGVRYTAQAFQQMRSARRRVILLATLRELEATLTDAAISMFGALMGRAHLRARKRLEQRVAVSGREGRDRLMRIAMVLETISRAARAGEDIGAAIRDIMPLEMLDADAAIIRRTAAPHRDDVLSEVAAEYRTFKRAGPQFLQALDFYGRAGTATLRNAMMVLSDLDGDWRKPLPADVPLGHVERRWQRHVVVAGKIDRTHWEMATYGALANALASGDIWVPTSRMHRSLDVLLAPSPGATVQPPFSLGDPHAWLDQRAEQLDSALRGVARNLDGRDAALFAGERLRFPKEQKDDDGRQDEGRHLTLACYGMLPATRITDVLSQVEHWTGFTRHFGHVSTGLPPADERAFLATLIAEATNLGLSRMAEVCGAGSRRALLRMQTWHMREETFRAALACLTDAIHAEPIAAWFGQGHRASADGQAFYLGGPGEAGGAVNAHYGRDPVVKIYTTITDRYAPLHQTVIAGTAGEAIHALDGILGHDSNADLTALHVDGGGVSDIVFATMHLLGLDFEPRIPRLSDRRLYAFEPPKRYGRLASLFGHRLNPDLIVNHWPDIERVIGAMRDRTVTPSLILKKLSAYRQQNSLAAALREVGRIERTLFTLRWFDDPALRRTVTAELNKGEARNSLARAVAFHRLGRFRDRGLENQQTRAAALNLVTAAIILFNCRYLGSAIEEMRRRGTPIDPTMLTRLSPLGWDRINLTGDYVWSDRLDLDANGLMPLLVKPLP from the coding sequence GTGCCTGCTCGCATTCCAATGACCGAGCGGCAGCGCGCCGCACTGCTGGCGCTGCCTGATACCGAGACGATGGTGGTGCGACATCATGCTCTCGATGCCGAAGACTTGGTCGCGATCGGTATCGCGCGAACTCCAGCGACCCGGCTGAGCTATGCCCTGCAACTCTGCTGTCTGCGCTATCCTGGACGACATCTGCGCACCGGCGAGCTGTTGCCGGCGATCATGCTCGACCATATCGCCGACCAGGTTGGGGTTGATGCGGGCGTCATCGCCGACTTCGCGCGGCGTACACCGACCCGCTACGATCAGCTTGCCGCCATCAAAGCCCGGTTTGGTTTTACCGATCTGAGCCAGCCAGTTCGCACTTCGATGACCGCGTGGCTGGCGATCGAAGCCATGCCCTTCGTTGACGGGTGCATTCTGCTAGACCGACTGCTGGGCGAACTACGCACCCGGCGCGTCGTCATTCCCGGTATCAGCGTTGTGGAGCGTATGGCAGCCGAGGCGATGCTTCGGGCGGAAACCGATCTGGTCGACGCGGTCGACGACACGCTCGATACAGAGATGCGTCAGCGTCTCGACACGCTGGTGGACGACAAGGTGCACGACCGACAAAGCCGCTTTTCCTGGCTGCGCGAACCGGAGCCTCGCGTCGCGTCTGCCTCGCTCGCCGAAATCCTCGAGAAGATCGCACTGATCCGCTGGACCGGCATTTCCCGTGTTCCAATCGATCCCCGGCACGAACCACGCCTGACGCAATTCGCTCGCGAAGGTGTGCGCTATACCGCCCAGGCTTTCCAACAGATGCGATCTGCCCGCAGGCGGGTCATCCTGCTGGCCACGCTGCGCGAGTTGGAGGCCACGCTTACCGACGCGGCGATCTCCATGTTCGGCGCCTTGATGGGACGCGCTCACCTTCGTGCGCGCAAACGCCTGGAACAGCGGGTCGCGGTTTCGGGACGCGAGGGACGCGACCGGCTGATGCGCATCGCCATGGTGCTGGAAACGATCAGCCGAGCAGCACGCGCTGGTGAAGATATCGGCGCTGCCATCAGGGATATCATGCCTCTAGAAATGCTCGATGCGGATGCGGCGATCATCCGTCGTACCGCCGCACCTCACAGGGATGATGTGCTGAGTGAGGTTGCAGCCGAGTACCGAACCTTCAAGCGGGCAGGACCACAGTTTCTGCAAGCGCTCGATTTCTACGGCCGGGCCGGCACCGCGACATTGCGCAATGCGATGATGGTCCTGTCGGATCTCGATGGCGACTGGCGCAAACCCCTTCCCGCCGACGTTCCGCTCGGTCATGTCGAGCGGCGCTGGCAACGCCATGTCGTGGTCGCAGGAAAGATCGACCGGACGCATTGGGAGATGGCGACTTACGGCGCGCTCGCCAATGCGCTGGCATCGGGTGATATCTGGGTGCCGACGTCGCGGATGCATCGGTCATTGGACGTGCTGCTTGCGCCATCGCCAGGCGCAACAGTCCAACCGCCGTTCTCACTCGGCGACCCACATGCATGGCTCGATCAGCGCGCTGAGCAACTCGACAGCGCCTTGCGCGGCGTTGCCCGCAATCTGGACGGGCGTGATGCCGCCCTATTCGCCGGGGAGAGATTACGCTTTCCCAAAGAGCAGAAGGATGATGACGGCAGGCAAGATGAAGGGCGGCACCTGACGCTCGCCTGTTACGGTATGCTGCCTGCTACCCGTATCACCGACGTGCTGTCCCAGGTCGAACACTGGACCGGCTTCACCCGGCATTTCGGTCACGTTTCAACCGGGCTGCCGCCTGCTGACGAGCGCGCCTTCCTCGCCACCCTAATTGCCGAGGCGACCAATCTCGGGTTGTCGCGCATGGCCGAGGTATGCGGCGCAGGGTCACGCCGGGCGCTGCTGCGCATGCAGACATGGCACATGCGCGAGGAAACCTTTCGAGCAGCGCTCGCCTGTCTGACCGATGCCATCCACGCCGAACCGATCGCCGCATGGTTCGGGCAGGGGCACCGGGCGTCGGCAGATGGTCAGGCCTTTTACCTAGGCGGCCCGGGTGAAGCCGGCGGAGCGGTCAATGCGCATTATGGTCGCGACCCGGTGGTCAAGATCTACACCACCATCACCGATCGGTACGCGCCACTTCACCAGACTGTGATCGCCGGTACGGCAGGGGAAGCTATCCATGCGCTCGACGGCATTCTCGGCCACGATAGCAACGCTGATCTAACCGCGCTGCACGTCGATGGGGGCGGCGTTTCCGATATCGTGTTCGCGACGATGCATCTGCTCGGGCTCGATTTCGAGCCGCGCATTCCCCGTTTGTCAGATCGGCGCCTTTACGCCTTCGAACCCCCGAAGCGTTATGGCAGGCTCGCATCGCTGTTCGGTCACAGGCTCAACCCGGACCTGATCGTCAACCACTGGCCGGATATCGAACGTGTCATCGGAGCGATGCGTGACCGCACCGTCACGCCATCCTTGATCTTGAAGAAGCTGTCCGCCTACCGCCAGCAGAACAGCCTTGCCGCGGCACTGCGCGAGGTCGGGCGGATTGAGCGCACGCTGTTCACGCTGCGCTGGTTCGACGATCCGGCTCTGCGCCGCACCGTTACCGCCGAATTGAACAAGGGCGAGGCGCGCAACAGTCTGGCCCGGGCAGTCGCTTTCCACCGACTCGGCCGTTTTCGTGATCGTGGCTTGGAAAACCAGCAAACTCGGGCTGCTGCGCTCAACCTCGTCACCGCTGCGATCATACTGTTCAACTGCCGATATCTCGGCAGCGCGATTGAAGAAATGCGCCGTCGCGGCACGCCGATCGATCCCACTATGCTGACTCGGCTTTCGCCGCTTGGATGGGACCGCATCAATCTCACTGGCGATTATGTCTGGTCCGATCGCCTCGATCTCGACGCTAACGGCCTCATGCCGCTGCTCGTCAAACCGCTACCGTGA
- a CDS encoding HPP family protein has protein sequence MSLLRCLHPPGGAAALTAVIGGPAVLGAGYAFPFVPVGINSLILILTGIAFHRASGHSYPHRPIPIVGNELAKSELGIPHPADIDRALTDLGETFDVSREDLDLLFRRVEFHASMRAARPTGTKGTIG, from the coding sequence ATGTCGCTGCTCCGCTGTCTGCACCCGCCCGGTGGGGCTGCCGCGCTGACGGCCGTGATCGGAGGCCCTGCGGTGCTGGGCGCCGGTTACGCGTTCCCGTTTGTGCCGGTGGGGATCAACTCGCTTATTCTGATCCTGACTGGCATCGCGTTCCACAGGGCTTCGGGCCATTCGTATCCGCACCGCCCTATTCCGATCGTAGGTAACGAACTTGCGAAGTCCGAATTGGGCATACCGCATCCCGCAGACATCGACCGTGCGCTCACAGACCTCGGAGAAACCTTCGATGTGAGCCGGGAAGATCTTGACCTGCTGTTTCGACGCGTTGAGTTCCACGCGTCCATGCGCGCGGCGAGGCCAACCGGGACAAAGGGGACAATCGGATGA
- a CDS encoding MFS transporter, whose translation MGSTLSDRQAIWAFVLGCLAVTAGVGTHLPMFAMGRQMHYHLAGMPMTSSMVVGMVLIVGGLFVAAYGLLPRNLSAHRTSTADIVVAAPEDAQLGAAHFGLMAILVIALVVDVMKPAALGFAIPGMTSEYGVSKATASLVAFFALVGTVVGSVVWGFLADIYGRKATILLSAVFFVGTAICGAMPSLAWNIGMCFMMGAAAGGMLPVTYALLAEMMPTRHRGWALVLVGGLGAVGGYFAASGASALWQGTFSWRILFLLNLPTGLLLVVLGNFIPESAKFLIARGRIAEAETVMRRFGATARKVTASSQPPRSSRRYLTGFHLWSKLVALSLAALCWGLINFGLLLWLPGDLQEKGYSVTVASTLLAKSALISFPTVFLCAFLYSRWSTKWSLVTMIAITMVGLGLVVHLEVAGRGSPVLPVSLLIVGSNGILAILLPYAAESFPLNVRGRATGWVAACTKAGGVGAQGLAITALVPSMGSAAIAIMLPTTLALALIARFGRETRGTDLRDLDVDSGPFGHGSISRS comes from the coding sequence ATGGGGAGCACGCTCTCGGACCGGCAGGCGATCTGGGCTTTTGTGCTGGGATGTTTGGCGGTCACGGCGGGGGTAGGCACGCACCTGCCGATGTTCGCGATGGGACGACAGATGCACTATCATTTGGCCGGCATGCCGATGACCAGTTCGATGGTCGTGGGCATGGTTCTGATCGTGGGGGGGCTTTTCGTGGCGGCCTATGGTCTTTTGCCTCGCAACCTGAGCGCGCATCGCACGTCGACCGCCGACATCGTCGTCGCAGCGCCCGAAGATGCGCAGCTTGGCGCAGCCCATTTCGGCCTTATGGCCATCCTCGTGATCGCGCTCGTGGTGGACGTGATGAAGCCCGCTGCACTCGGGTTCGCGATCCCCGGCATGACCAGCGAGTACGGCGTATCGAAAGCGACCGCGTCGCTCGTCGCCTTCTTCGCGCTCGTCGGAACTGTGGTGGGCTCGGTGGTGTGGGGATTCCTCGCCGACATCTATGGGCGGAAGGCGACCATCCTGCTTTCAGCCGTGTTCTTCGTGGGCACTGCTATTTGCGGCGCCATGCCTAGCCTAGCCTGGAATATCGGCATGTGCTTCATGATGGGGGCCGCGGCTGGAGGCATGCTGCCGGTGACCTATGCTCTGCTGGCCGAGATGATGCCGACCCGCCATCGGGGCTGGGCATTGGTGCTGGTCGGCGGTCTGGGTGCAGTCGGCGGTTACTTCGCGGCAAGTGGGGCATCAGCCCTTTGGCAGGGCACCTTCAGTTGGCGCATCCTGTTTCTCCTCAACCTGCCGACCGGCCTGCTGTTGGTTGTGCTCGGCAACTTCATTCCTGAATCGGCTAAGTTCTTGATCGCACGCGGGCGAATAGCGGAAGCCGAGACAGTCATGCGACGGTTCGGCGCGACTGCGCGGAAGGTGACCGCATCGTCGCAGCCCCCGCGATCGAGTCGCCGGTACCTCACTGGATTCCACCTCTGGAGCAAGCTTGTGGCGCTGAGCTTGGCAGCGTTGTGTTGGGGATTAATCAATTTCGGGCTGCTTCTTTGGTTGCCGGGCGACCTCCAGGAAAAGGGCTATTCGGTTACCGTCGCCAGCACCCTGCTGGCAAAGTCGGCACTCATCTCCTTCCCGACGGTCTTCCTATGCGCGTTCCTCTATAGTCGTTGGAGCACGAAGTGGTCTCTCGTGACGATGATCGCGATCACTATGGTGGGGCTGGGGTTGGTTGTTCACCTGGAGGTCGCGGGACGTGGCAGCCCGGTGTTGCCAGTGTCCCTGCTCATTGTAGGTTCGAATGGCATTCTCGCCATCCTGCTACCCTATGCGGCGGAAAGCTTCCCGCTGAACGTGCGGGGCAGAGCAACAGGATGGGTGGCCGCCTGCACCAAGGCCGGGGGAGTGGGTGCCCAAGGGCTCGCTATCACCGCGCTGGTGCCGAGCATGGGTTCGGCAGCCATTGCGATTATGCTGCCTACCACTCTTGCGCTGGCACTGATCGCTCGCTTTGGTCGTGAGACTCGCGGAACAGACCTGCGCGACCTGGACGTAGACAGCGGGCCCTTCGGGCATGGCTCCATATCCAGGAGCTAG
- a CDS encoding carbonic anhydrase, whose amino-acid sequence MTPTEALARLRDGNRAFLNDEPLQPSLDRESRLALAGGQKPFAAYVSCSDSRVPPELLFGRGLGELFIVRNAGNTLDVAAMGSLEFAVSVLGVPLIVVMGHEGCGAVNAAMSVVNKGARFPGNIGKMVEPIIPAVLEAARLDDATLEGAVRQNVAHAVRELREDSAPTLIEAQASGRLLVVGAYYALGTGEVDFFDTGAGSSAFKTS is encoded by the coding sequence ATGACCCCAACCGAAGCACTGGCGCGCCTACGGGATGGAAATCGCGCATTCCTGAACGACGAGCCGCTTCAGCCGTCACTCGATCGAGAGAGCCGCTTAGCCCTGGCCGGAGGGCAGAAGCCGTTCGCAGCGTATGTCAGCTGCTCCGACAGCCGAGTGCCTCCCGAGTTGCTGTTCGGGCGGGGATTGGGTGAGCTGTTCATCGTCCGTAACGCCGGTAACACGCTTGACGTCGCCGCGATGGGCAGCCTGGAGTTCGCGGTCAGCGTGCTGGGCGTGCCGCTTATCGTCGTCATGGGCCATGAAGGCTGTGGTGCGGTTAACGCTGCGATGTCGGTGGTGAACAAGGGAGCGCGCTTCCCCGGCAACATCGGTAAGATGGTTGAGCCGATTATTCCCGCGGTGCTAGAGGCCGCCCGGCTCGATGATGCCACGCTCGAAGGAGCCGTTCGCCAGAACGTCGCTCACGCGGTGCGCGAATTGCGAGAAGACTCCGCGCCAACCTTGATAGAGGCGCAGGCCAGCGGCAGGCTGCTTGTCGTGGGAGCCTATTATGCGCTGGGCACCGGTGAAGTAGATTTTTTTGATACCGGTGCTGGCTCGAGTGCATTCAAGACTTCCTAG
- a CDS encoding recombinase family protein, with the protein MTREPYLIGYARVSKGDDQSNAAQRHALDAAGCRRVFEETASGGRWDRPRLLEMIGQLREGDVVVVWKLDRLSRSLKDMLHIMERIELAGAGFRSLTEAIDTTTAAGRMMMQMIGSFAEFERAMIRERTSAGLAQARAEGRIGGRRRKLAEKQRREIAESVVSGRKSGAEMARLYGVSEPTVSRIVAAHRQSIEVTAA; encoded by the coding sequence ATGACCCGCGAACCCTATCTGATCGGCTATGCCCGTGTGTCGAAGGGCGACGACCAATCGAATGCGGCTCAGCGCCACGCACTCGATGCGGCGGGCTGCAGGCGAGTATTCGAGGAGACCGCCAGCGGCGGTCGATGGGACCGACCTAGGCTTCTGGAGATGATCGGCCAGCTGCGCGAGGGCGACGTGGTCGTCGTCTGGAAGCTCGACCGGTTGTCGCGCAGCCTGAAGGATATGCTGCACATCATGGAGCGGATCGAGCTGGCAGGTGCAGGCTTCCGCTCGTTGACCGAAGCAATTGACACGACCACGGCCGCGGGGCGCATGATGATGCAAATGATTGGCAGCTTTGCCGAGTTTGAACGCGCAATGATCCGCGAGCGCACTAGCGCCGGCCTCGCCCAAGCCCGTGCAGAGGGACGGATTGGCGGGCGCCGGCGCAAGCTCGCGGAGAAGCAGCGTCGTGAAATTGCTGAATCCGTCGTCTCCGGACGTAAGTCAGGTGCCGAAATGGCCCGCCTTTATGGTGTCAGCGAACCTACCGTTTCGCGCATCGTGGCCGCACATCGGCAAAGCATAGAAGTCACAGCGGCGTAG